The Pseudomonadota bacterium genome contains the following window.
GACCTGATGGGCACAACCGTCATAATGCTCACCTCTGAAAGCCGCACAGGCGACACAAACAGGGCAAAGGAATTGGGAATAGCGGCATATCTCATGAAACCAGTTAAGCAGAAAGACCTTCAAAACGCCATTAAAGTTGCCCTCGGAAAGACCATAATTGCAAAGGAAATAAAATCTGATACAGCCCCGGCTTTACAAAAAGATCAACGGCCTCTTCGCATCCTTCTCATCGAAGACTCTGATGACAACCGCCTGCTCATAAAGGCATATCTAAAAAATACCCCTTATCTTATTGATATTGCTGAAAATGGCAAGATTGGCATAGATAAATTTAAGAATAATGTCTTTGATCTGGTTCTAATGGATATGCAAATGCCTGTCATGGATGGGTATACAGCTACCAAACAGATCAGGGGGTGGGAGCAGGAGAACAATCTAAAACCCACACCAATAATAGCTTTAACGGCTTATGCCTTGAAAGAAGATGCTCAAAAGAGCCTTGATGCAGGATGCAATGCCCACTTGACAAAACCGATAAGAAAGAATTTTATGCTGGAAAAGATTTTTGAATATACAAACAAATTGCAGGTATAAAAGGTATCCCGTGGCTTTCCGGGTAACCACTTGTTGGTGTTTCTCGACGTACTTTGTAGTACGCCTCCGGCTGATAGTAGGCTGCTGAAAGACTTGTTTTTCCTGTTGTTAATATAATCTGTTTGGCATAAAATCAATTTATTAATCCACGGTTTTCTGTTAACAGACAAAGTAAGCTTAGACCGTTAAAAAGTTAACTGTGAGCAATTAAAACTGGGGGTGAAACATGTCAGAAGTCCGTTTAAACCTTATAACCGGCGATTGGGTTGTGATTGCGACAGAACGTGCAAAGCGCCCGGAAGATTTCGTCCATATAAAACAAAAAAAGGAAGTACCAGCTTACGTTGCTACCTGTCCCTTTTGTAAAGGAAATGAGGACAAGACCCCGCCAGAAACCTTTTCGCTAAAAGGGCCTGATGATAACTGGCTGGTAAGATGCGTGCCGAATAAATTTTCCGCCTTTTCACCTGAGGGCGAAATAGTCAAAACAAAAATAGATTTTAAACAACACATTACAGGCGTTGGGCTCCATGAAGTGATTGTTGAGGCACCGGAACACAATATGACAACTGCATTGCTCCCTGTTGCTCATATTGAACAAATATTGCTTGCCTATAAAAATCGTCAACTCGCATTTTATGAAGACTCAAGAATTGAGCATGTGATTATATTCAAAAATCACGGCGAAGGCGCTGGCACCTCTCTGGAACATCCCCATTCACAAATTGTCGGCACGCCGGTATTTCCGGGACAGGTCATGCACCGTCTCGAAGAGGCAATCAGGAACTATTATTACGTTAATTTTGGAGAATGTCTTTATTGCTTGTACTTGAAAGATGAGCAAAAGGACAAAATACGAATCATCAGTGAGAACGATTCCTTTGTCGCCTTTGTGCCCTATGCCGCTTTGTCGCCTTTTCATGTATGGATTTTTCCCAGGAAACATAACGCATGTTTTGGCCATATAACAGAAACGGAAATATCAGATCTTGCCGTTATACTTAAAGATACGCTTTTGCGTATCTATGTCGGACTTGATAATCCGGATTTTAACTATGTCATAAGGTCTTTGTCGTCGGCAGGCGCTGATTCAAAGTTTTTTCACTGGTATATGGCAATAATACCGAAGGTAACTCAGATAGCAGGAT
Protein-coding sequences here:
- the galT gene encoding galactose-1-phosphate uridylyltransferase, with translation MSEVRLNLITGDWVVIATERAKRPEDFVHIKQKKEVPAYVATCPFCKGNEDKTPPETFSLKGPDDNWLVRCVPNKFSAFSPEGEIVKTKIDFKQHITGVGLHEVIVEAPEHNMTTALLPVAHIEQILLAYKNRQLAFYEDSRIEHVIIFKNHGEGAGTSLEHPHSQIVGTPVFPGQVMHRLEEAIRNYYYVNFGECLYCLYLKDEQKDKIRIISENDSFVAFVPYAALSPFHVWIFPRKHNACFGHITETEISDLAVILKDTLLRIYVGLDNPDFNYVIRSLSSAGADSKFFHWYMAIIPKVTQIAGFELGTGMFINTAMPEESARFLREVKIL